The Rhopalosiphum maidis isolate BTI-1 chromosome 4, ASM367621v3, whole genome shotgun sequence region TATAGTCGAAAGGTCAGTGtactataatgaaaaatatttatctacatatattatgtaaatattgtataaaattgttttcttgttACAgggattaaaaaaagttaaagctCAAGGAATTGGAGTTCATAAGCCTGAAGAGATTTTGGAATTTGGACAAAATGATCTTAAAGTTTTATCTGATGTTTTAGGCgacaaattgtatttctttGGAAATGAACCTTCaactgtaaatttttttatcaatacaataatttataaatcaaaactatttatcattgcagttttataacaataaattcaatgttATTTCAGCTGGACGTAGTGGCTTTTGCAAACTTGGCACAATTGTTCTTTTTAGACAAAGATGTTGAATGTCAATTACGAGACTATTTAGTGGATAATTTCGGAAATTTAGTAGAACACACAAACCGCATTAAGGAACGGTGTTTCCCTGATTGGGAAGACATGTGTAAGAACCTAGACTTAAACAGCCACTTGCCAAAACCACCACCAGTTGAAGAAAAGCCTAAAGAAGATGGAGACAAGAAGGCTgcagaaaacaaaaatactgaaaagGAAGCTAAAGAAACGTCTGATGAAAAAGTGAGTGAAGTTAGTTTACActcatttatagatataactgtaatacttaaatatacttataagatataatttctaattaaaaatgttttgtaggGTGATGGAAAAAAAGAAGGAGAGAAAGAACCAGAAGACAAATGAGCGATATTTGCACTGGTTACAATAAAGCAGACTCATCaccatcattttaaattaagcgATTTCACCAACACTTTCGACCCATCATTATACTATTgacttaaaatgaaaaaaatcatacatgatgtattaataagttatataaatgttatatgaaaacatataattaatacccacaatccaatttttttttatgaactgaTTTTTTGTGCTCggcaacaataatttatttgtatttgtgttGTCAAGCAAAtatgtttcataaaattgactccatttaattattaatactataaaaattctttataaaaaaaaaaaaaaaaaaaaatacaatttattactggGAGACAACTCTGAAGCTCAGGTATTAACCTAACGCATAActcttaagtataataattataattaattatccattttatttatgtgttaagacttgtttgtttgtttgggCCTAcgctttaatttaaatgggGACCAGACAAATAGGACCTCGATAAAATTCCGCTtagctatacatattatataacattttattattatttttttaattaatgaaaacgtTGAAAATCCATTATTTCCTATTTCGGTGACAATATCCTCTCTGTATGATGTAAATTTTTCtaccatttatataattttatacatattattatatatattttatgtttttaagtgtataaattaatttattatttaagtaaaaaaaacgaaCAAGAACGAAATTCTACTGTTAACACCTTTTTTGTGTATGTTTGAAatcaatacatatttcataCTTCCTCTCCCCCTTTTAGCTTTTCGGCAAGTATCGAAACGCTAACCTaactagtaataatatataattctcaTAGCATATTcatgttctaaaaataaactactcacttataattatatatatgtgtatatttacacacacacatatatatataataactatatattattaatattgaatttttttttataatttattttatacttttactaCTATCATTCAAGTGTAATGGGAAGAATCTcgtttgtatgattttttttttttatatataattttattaagcctttaagaataaaataaaactgcaaaatatttaaattcttgtGTGTTAATCCCTTAGTTGGGAGTGTGAGACTACTCCTTTTTTAGTTACACATGACAAATttaggttattaattatatttgtccaGTGATGCCAAACCTGTGTGTCAAGGGGGCCAAGGTCCCCCTTGTTTGAATGGATGGGTGGATGTTGAGTAAATTTGAGtattatgatttgaaaataatattgttcatcagtattttaaataaacttatttcatGAAGTGTAAGTGTATACAGATTATTATTCTACCCATATAGCTTACCTTTTAACTGCTACTAACTGTCTAACTTTTAATTGTAGccaatatttatgtagtagttagtatataaataaaattgttatcggGTTATTGTAGGACATAGTTCCTCAAGACCAGCGTCTGTCTATGAGCATAATATCTAGGGTTATgagtgaaatatttaaaaaaatttttataattttaaatttttttggtaaGTTTTATGAAGTAAACACTAAATGGTCACACTAATTtcataccattaaattataatattgtatgaagctttgtttctatatattttaagttcttaAAATCATAACGAAACATATCGGAAAAATAAGCACTTCATTCATAAATGTTTTCGACAAGTTGTATGTTAAGAAGgtaacaaaaattgaaaaatattacaaaaagtatttgtaattattccaATCATGAAATTGTTCCAAATGTGactcataaaacattttacatttgaaaaataattctactTTTAGTAagttacctacataataatataatcatacaatttttaaatacataatagcaTGTAGgctatagattataatttataaattaatataaattatactgtattataaatttacaaattttatatttgtattttattttaattcaaataggCAATagcaaaactatatttataaaggttAAATCAGTAGTTCCCTACCATTTTCATTCTACCTttgtaaatttactaaaatctcATTCCCCCCTTCTTAAATTAGGGTTTAGgcgaattttgtttttgtgagcagtacaaataaattgtacaaaataactatattatacaatatacaactatttacttttattattttcatcattttaaaaacttcttATAAATCAACctacaaagtaataatattaagtataagaaaaaattattgaatataaaaacataattccaTTAATTCATCACTATATTCCCCTCGAGCAGACTCTAAATTCCCCCCTGTTTGGAAACCGCcgggttaaataatataggtaatagtgCATTTGGTTACTTAAATATCTACCAGGATTTAAGCCTCCCTCCACCACCAATTGTAACCAGATGGAGAACTTAGTTAAATgccgataattattatgtttttttgaatttgaaaatttaaaaatacatgttattataaattcataaattgtaattaataattaatatttttttttttttatttatactttataatttttaatatcttttttaaaataattttactatttaaaatataatttgtttcattagaaactcatagatatattatataattaaatattaataaataaatcatattagtaaaatacatattttgaattttgagcacttatacttatttatattttaatagcataaatacatattattggtttcagaaatatttataaatccgagtcctagttataattataactattataagttataaatattttataaatttaatcttttatatttttttatttttctcaaaaattaACCTTTcctgaaatatttcaaaaaaataaatttcatacaattttagaaCCCTAATATCACAACTTGCTAGCCAGAGGCACTGCTGTAGATTTGTCTACGTACTATTATCGTACTAACGCTGTCAACCATCACAattcacatataatataatataaataatataaataattactattattaaatttttgattaatatgcCAAAAGACAGCAGCGTAGTGAACTAGTGTGCTAAGTGCTTGTGTagcaaaataaagaataatttttcgatcatattttgtattgtttcaagcaaggtataaataaatataatcatattttaaaattgtttttaattttaactatacaacTTTATTATGGACTCGCTCGTTTGTGGGTTTTGTCGTAAAGATAGAAGAGGAGGTCCAAATCCAATTAATTGGAATCGACATTTACAagcttgtaaaaataaaaaggtatatatttttttattataaatagcaaGGGGAGTCCATGGTGGCAATACTTTCCTTTCCATCGGCTAAGGGATCTTGATGTTTAAAATCATGCGTTttttgagtaataataattattaataataaagtgagTACCTACTTATGTTTTATAGGTAGGGGTGTGGGGGGGCAACTTGATGAcctataaatctttaaaaaatgcacacaaaaaaatattaaaatgacttataaacatcaataaatGGCTTAAAAAATGacctgatatttttaaatatttacgttttatacaattaatttattataaaacgtaataatattaaattttaacatacgTGTGCACCgagtctaaaataatatatcagtatCTGCCtagagtttattaaataaccgtGAATCGCAACAACTAACGATAAAGATAATCGACAAACTGATGGAAACTGAATGTGtcacaataaaatgtaactttCAACAAGAAAAATGCAAATTTATgtcaaaaaaaagtacaaaaatgaataaaatgcaacaaaaatactaaaaaaataactgtagaGCATAAAATTCCCTAATAAagcaaaaaattcaaaataaaaattgtaccattaaattatatacttcacGAATCAAATTTCTGTAAAGATGAGCCTCATATGTGAACATTAGAAAAAAAGATGCAAATGCATCAAGTTCTGGGCTCTAAtcgttatgttatttaaatattagatctatcgtttttttttagaataataatattattattatatcatattattcaccTGGACTTATTTCATcgaccatatttttaaagtgaattagcttcattttaaaataaattatggaaaTCATTCCATTTTATGTGGGCTTTTAACGAatgaatctatttaaaataaatttatgtatcaaTGTTCTACTAAGTTTTGCCACGTCAGCACAAGTTCATGATCGGCTTTACCAGCGtctttaccattttttttaaatttcatctcCAAAATGTTCAAGGCAGTGGCGCAATTATCGGGAGTGTAGGGTATACAACTCACAGGGGCATGGGTGGATAGGTCATTTTTGGCCTACcgggaaattttaaaaaggggCCCCCACATGAAAAAAGTCTAAAAAGGACCTCATTACCGTAATACGAAGGGGGGCCCACTAGAAAATGCCTGGTTTCCCGGTAGGCCTATCCGTCCATGCACAGGGGCCCCCGGTTTGAGGGCccctaaattaaaaactcatgTACGATAttcttatactataatttattaatctataatataaacacatacttattataatatttgttttaatataataaataattatgtctttACCTATGTGAGAAAGCAATTAAGTGTATCGTAATACAGTATAGGTCCAAAATGCGGGTATAGAGTTAGagtaatatacactataatactatataattgaaaatttgaaacttcttttattattatacataataattatgttggtgtgtgtactgtgtaaTGTGTAAGTCATCACTCGTGACAATATTACCTATGTGTCTgacaataatatgtcaaaaaaCTATCTATCTAtagaatttttgtattactatcaaataataatgaattggatacaaacaaaatcattaatgatttttgcctaaaaaaaaaaaatttaactaatttaaattaattaatactattaatactatgacatgtgagaaaaatatattttttaaatttataataaggtatgactgtttttcatttttattattaggtaaggACCCCAGTCTAGAAATCTTCACATAGGCCCCTTATTATCAAGTTGCGCCACTGCTTCAAGGCCAGAACATGCAAGGGTTCTACTATTTACAGCTATACTttgtcttaaaaaattaatctaaaacaaatatacccTTTTTTTAGTATTCTGTTTTCTCagaaaatttctttttaaataatttgaaaaaattaatattgaagcCTCAACCAATTTTTAATGCCAATAAGTGTTTTCTTATAGTGTTCACACATGATCACATGGAagtggtattatattttgttctctCAAAAATTTGTATCCACTTGgtgatctatattatttaaaaccaattgatggtaaaatatatcattaatattattttttaaattggtaaaTGACACACAATTATTTTCCTTATTTGGAACAACAGACACAACATCGTCCAATTTTCGCAATACCTGCGTCCTTtggaattttttgttttggctGCAGCAAAAATGTCTTTAACTAGTTCACactgtataatacttataataacagaaTTAGCTAATGACTGTTGAAAAGAAATATCCGAAATATTTTGCATCTGAAGATATGCAtcatttaatgcatttttcaaCCTTGTTATTTCTCTTAtggttctattattttttttatatatatttttgtcaacTGTAATGATTACTTATgtcattatgttattttatacctttactactattattcgtttgtatgatttttttttatatataattttattaagcctttaagaataaaacaaaactgcaaaatatttaaattattgtgtgtTAATCCCTTAGTTGGGAGTGTGAGACTATTTACTCCTTTTTTAGTTACACGTGACAAATTTaggttattaattacattgatttttatgtgGTGTGTACATATAGGAATTTGCAAAAATCTAAGATATGGTAGTTGGTAGACTAAACTAACCTATTAGACAAGCACATAGAATATGGATAAGAAGGTACTCAATGTAATATTAGGTGATGAAGTAGTAAACAGAAAACCAACCTACATTTTTCAAGGTATAACTGTACTAGCTGTACCACCCCACTTAcctaaatttaagttataacccAAAAACTACTCATATgagatatttacatttttatgtattcttcaaaaaatgaaatgaaaaatctacattatatgtaccaattaaaagtaataaaaaaatcacctgGCAttcttaatgtattatgtagtataggtttaatattgttgtattttatatactattatcataGTGATAATAACGAATTGGTCAAatagttcaattttattttttacacagtGGGTACTTAGCTAATATGAAATAGGTATTCATATATACCCTAcatataacacatatatatgaatgtataattgataattgcacagtagaaaaatattacaacgtaTACCAAGTGAGTTTAGTCActgaattattgaaaaacatcaATATCAACGTGCCATTTAAGATTATAATGAAAGCCATGATTATCTccaaaaacatttgaattgcaatgtattgtatatttcatcACTTTCTTCATTAGTTCATTCTACTACTAACttcaatcataaataattatacttaatctCCTCACTTGTCATATGagaaattttatgtataaccaTGTGTCTTACTCATTCCTTTCTACtgacttaattaaaaatcatcacTTCTTGGAATGTCTTATTAGTATCCCACTATTATATGGTATAGCTGTATaggtatttcatatttgaacaaaaatagaGTAAAATCATGCAGGTATGAggtattagatataatttattattaattgtatataaatatatatatgcagtataaaagtacaattcgcttaaaaacaataaaattggcAAATATTGTAGCGAGTAATATACGAATGTAGTTAagagtatgataatattaggttaaaaatacaaatttcatttacaattatttatggaTTACACTAACATGTTAAGTACACTTGTTTAACATAAATGATGTTGAATACATGCACTTGATGTGTTATGATTAATTTGttggaacataaaaaataaaaagttatatgaaTTACATTATGTCGTATTATCTacagtttttcttttttaatgcaagttatacaaacataagaggtatattcaattattttgaaggttcctaaatttttaactaaaactaaaaattagattatataatattaaatttaattattaactatattatgttttaaaaaccaattttactTAGCAAAATACcattgaaatattcaatttatgcatataatttattacataagtgATTACACTAATTcagctatttttttaaaactatttttaaattttaacaaataaaaaatgtcataaagaaattaaagttttattagttaactttttctttgtaaaataaaatgatgttatcacaaaaaaaaaattctaaaaaaaactagaaatatataatttctaaaaccaaattatacacattagataaatatgaatttcacTCCATGATTAAAAgtcacaaatatttaaaataaaaatgcaattgcAAGAGATATACTATACTGAACacgattcaaaatatttaagtatactgtttataatttaaatgattattttttttatataaagtcaaatgatattttgaatacacATTAATGaagagtatttaaaaacaaataacattacaaattacaaattattgggTACTCAATTACTTATTCTAAAGTTGTATATCctccatttatttttcattttttttttttttttttaaatattatttatttaaatatgacttTAGCGACTCGATCGACCCCGTCTTGCTACTCCTCGACCACGACCTCCACCTCTACCACGTGTTGGAGTAGTTTTGATAGCCGGAGCAGGAGATTCTTTTACTGGTTCAGATTCTGGTTCAGCAACAACTTCTTTTGTTTCAACAACATTTTCTGTAGCTACAGGATCTGCAATTACAGGAACTGGAACTACTGAATCTTCAGAATTAATTGCTTTCGACTCATCGTTACAAATTTCATTAGATTTTATCTCTtgcatattatcatcatccaTAGGTTCAGATTCTGGCTCAACTATGCCATTTTGCTCAACTACTGGTTTATCTTCTTCAGTTTCATCCAAACGAGCTTTTTTCTCAGGTAATTCAGTTTCAGTTTCTTCTGTGTTTACATCAATGTCATCATCATCTTTCTTATCATCTTTCATTTTGCGTTTtcggttattaattttagcctaaaaataaacaaaacaaaaaacaaagacattggtttaatttaattaaaaatattttacactgtAAACACCCatacagtattttattattaattttgggaaataaattatactcacATGTAACTTTGTGATAGTAGTGAAGTTAATATAATGTGAAGCAGTTTGACAATGTAAATCTGCTTCTTCATCATTCTTCATAAACATTGAACAAATACGACATACATATCCTCCTGTCTTAACTACAAGTTCACGACCAACAACATTAGCaggattatatttttcatctttTTCTTTCTTAATAACCACTGCATCTTCTTTAGCATTATCATTCTGTTccttattaatatcattttctTCTTTAGAATTATCAATCTCTATCATGGAAGTATCATTCTCTGTGTTGGAAGTATCGTTCTCTTCTTTGGGAATAtcattttcttctttttcCTTATCAACACTGGTACTAGCAACTTCCTCATTATCTTTGTTGTCATCAGATTCCTTCACAATTTCTTCTTGTTCTTGTTCTtcttcatcatcatcatcatctttCATATCTTGATCATCAAGCATATCTAATTTTGATGCAACAGGTATTTCTTCTGAAGGTAAATCATCTTCAATCACAATCACATCAAGCAATTCAAATTCATCATCTTTAAGGTCCGGATTAAATTGACGGCGTTGTTCACCAACTTTACGTAAATGATCAGAAGATAATTTGTGATCATCCCATTCTAAACGAGTATGGAATAACGTATCACACATTTTACATTCTGGATGAAgaaattgtttcaatttctaaaacaataaaataattttagtttgaacacaaaatacattattaagagATCGGATCGTGACCAGGATAcaggtacaaaaataatatatttgtaaacaaaatacgaaaatatgcatattaaatatagatattaataagtttactgatattttaaataaaatattgattctattatagttattaatctagtatcatatttatgaacacatttttattttaatgtacacaTTCAGAagtaacaacaattttttaattataaaataaattaattggttaGGCTATTTTAgagtaaactataataataactatataaatcaatatcaaGTTGCTGAGATCATCAGACATATATTATgccaaaatttataatttaatttaagaagagtactttgatatttatttatttagatacttACACGATGACGATCACTTTTACGATGTCCAGTCAAAGGCccatagaaattaatattgcaCATAGGACAGTAATTACGAAACAATGGTTTAGCTTTTCCCTTATTTTGAGCTTGCATACGCTCTAAATCAATTTCTCTTTGATTTTCAGCTGCTTTTATCTGGTGACGCATTAACTCTACTTGCATTTTGTACCCTTCATCCAAGTATGTCATCATCAATTCATGAGGACGACCACGTACATGTTTCTCAAaagactaaaataataatttttttatttaattgtgtctcaatatatcattaaactaTAACTTACAGCTCCGTCCCACATATGTTTTTGACAaacatgacaaaataatacagCTGTTGGAATACCATCATAATCCACATGTTCCTAAGTtgtagataaaaaatttataaattacattatatattggttaaaataaaaaatgtatttacttggTCTGTTGTTTCTTTCTTAATACCATTTGTTTCATTAGTAgaactgtataaaaataaaataagaataagttaataaaatgaatccataatatattaatacaaaacatataaattaggCTCTtcgagaaataaaaaatgaaaataattttgaagttaaaataaaaccctaataaatatgattaaagcaaaaaaatagtaaaattgaaTGGCAGTTCAGTttgaatatgattatttattccataaaaataatatcaatcgtaaattctcaaaatattagtttgtttcaaaaaagaaaaaggatataatattatacaatattggaTTGTGTTATATgacgtataattaaatatcacttatatcataacatttcatgttttaaaaataaaatacaatgtacttgggtgaataaataagaatttgaaaacatctttaaataaataacaggtATTAATTccttaaatgataaaattcctgcaatactgtataaataatcgtacaataaataaatacttcttAATTTGGATAATTCCAATATGCAGTAAATgtggtattataaaaaaatagaaatattaggCAACATATTAaagatatcaaattaaatgttagACAATGGTATTAACATTTAAGGTGACCAGTCTACAAtggaaaaacattataattatactgctaaaaataaattaaaaataaaatttgtagaaaatctaatattatacttaatgaattaatagaattacatattttgaatacaaatggattttaaaaattgacctTGATGTTAACAcccaatagtaataaaaataatagacatattttatcacaGTTATCAAAAGTTgaacatgtatttatataacaaatgttTGGTTTGAAtttctctatttttttttaattcttagaaatcataaataataattatgagattgtttcaaaaaattgaattaaaaaatgtgtatttttgtataaatataaagaaaattataaaataaaatgtaataaaaacaatattttacattttcaactattttagaataatttaataaccaatGAATacctagataaaataaaaaataatgaatataatgagAGTATAAAACAACCACTGATGGGACGTTCAAGTTTGTAAGCATTaagacataattttaaattttaattaattaaataacatcatacttaatagatttaatagttcattaatcatttaaatcaatattttatttatttatttaaacaacttctatggaatttaaaaatataaaaacataaaataataagaagtaTACATAAgcacaaaaatgtatgatagaaATATTATCCTTTCAAGAaaactaacaaatattatgaattaagatattaataaaataaataatttataataatataaatatttcaaacttaattctaacttttttagtatatattataattaatatcatatatatatatataaaaaccccatccctaaatataataaacttaaactataaaaattagtattttaattaagtaaaatggTAATACAAACCAACTTTTAGCTTAcagacaaataaaatacttacttgatatttttatgcttaaggaattatttatacaagttataaaatagatttttgaatccataaaagtaatatttctattaaaaatacaaaattatctattaagaagagaaacaaataataaggGTTATAagtgtagaaaataataattcctaTTTCttctaatatatcaataaacgcAATGGAATATATGGgcggataaaataatttaactgaaGAGGTTGCcaaatgcttttaaaatagCAGCgaagaattatataaatatattttatataaatccggaataatagattttatgaaATGATTCCTTACctcttatcatttttatccGCTTCAGGTTTAGAATCCTTTTTC contains the following coding sequences:
- the LOC113550187 gene encoding zinc finger protein on ecdysone puffs-like, encoding MSYNRRSGGGGNYGVGNNGNYGSSYGQNPSNNFSGSGNYGSGGVGGGGGGSGNFNGGGTSRFNNFNNYGRSPKMSPWESGVSPGGGMMPNVHPNQMALASDLLSKLLAPNQGGYGSNQNWGPNPGMVRRQESFKNQNRRRPDNRNRRPPPKKDDKKKDSKPEADKNDKSSTNETNGIKKETTDQEHVDYDGIPTAVLFCHVCQKHMWDGASFEKHVRGRPHELMMTYLDEGYKMQVELMRHQIKAAENQREIDLERMQAQNKGKAKPLFRNYCPMCNINFYGPLTGHRKSDRHRKLKQFLHPECKMCDTLFHTRLEWDDHKLSSDHLRKVGEQRRQFNPDLKDDEFELLDVIVIEDDLPSEEIPVASKLDMLDDQDMKDDDDDEEEQEQEEIVKESDDNKDNEEVASTSVDKEKEENDIPKEENDTSNTENDTSMIEIDNSKEENDINKEQNDNAKEDAVVIKKEKDEKYNPANVVGRELVVKTGGYVCRICSMFMKNDEEADLHCQTASHYINFTTITKLHAKINNRKRKMKDDKKDDDDIDVNTEETETELPEKKARLDETEEDKPVVEQNGIVEPESEPMDDDNMQEIKSNEICNDESKAINSEDSVVPVPVIADPVATENVVETKEVVAEPESEPVKESPAPAIKTTPTRGRGGGRGRGVARRGRSSR